From Alcaligenes faecalis, the proteins below share one genomic window:
- a CDS encoding tripartite tricarboxylate transporter permease, with product MSSILEYLSVGFGVAFSAQNLLVAAIGAFIGTIVGVLPGLGPINGVAMLVPIAFAMKLPPESALILLAAVYVGAEYGGRITSILINVPGEAAAVMTTLDGYPLARKGLASVALSLSAFSSFIGSTIAICGIVLLAPMLAGWAVAFGPAEYFVLMVFAFCALTSLLGDEPVKGILAAMLGLFISTVGVDANSGVYRYSFDIPNLADGIDFVVVVIGLFAVAEMLQMLENLLGGVSIEVPKSKRKLFNLKELGMTWWSTVRGGVMGFFIGILPGAGASVASAVAYANEKKYIEGKDPNAMFGQGDMRGLAAPEAANNSAATGSFIPMLTLGVPGSGTTAVMMGALTLYNITPGPVLFESQPQIVWGLIASLMVANVMLFLMNVPMVRVFASMLAIPPRLLVPGILAISYIGVYAINGTTFDLLLVVGIGVLGYFLRKMNVPMAPMVLGVVLGNMMEQNLRRALSITNGEIGILFESKVSIALWIAAVLVSVGPILLRRIAARKQVHDKT from the coding sequence CGATTGGTGCGTTTATTGGCACCATTGTGGGAGTTCTGCCGGGGCTTGGGCCGATCAATGGCGTAGCCATGCTGGTACCCATTGCATTTGCGATGAAGCTGCCGCCCGAGTCGGCCTTGATTCTGCTGGCTGCCGTGTATGTGGGCGCCGAGTATGGTGGACGCATTACATCCATCCTGATCAATGTGCCCGGCGAAGCAGCCGCTGTCATGACGACACTGGACGGTTATCCGCTGGCACGTAAAGGCCTGGCCAGCGTGGCCTTGTCCTTGTCGGCTTTTTCTTCCTTTATTGGTTCTACGATTGCCATTTGCGGCATTGTGCTGCTGGCCCCCATGCTGGCAGGCTGGGCGGTGGCGTTCGGTCCTGCCGAGTACTTTGTGCTGATGGTATTTGCCTTCTGTGCCTTGACCAGCCTGCTGGGCGATGAGCCGGTGAAAGGCATTCTGGCAGCCATGCTCGGCCTGTTCATTTCCACGGTTGGGGTGGACGCGAACTCGGGGGTGTACCGATACAGTTTTGATATTCCGAATCTGGCCGATGGCATCGATTTTGTTGTCGTGGTGATTGGTTTGTTTGCCGTGGCCGAGATGTTGCAGATGCTGGAGAACTTGCTGGGCGGCGTGTCGATTGAAGTGCCTAAAAGCAAGCGCAAGCTCTTTAATCTGAAAGAACTGGGCATGACCTGGTGGAGTACGGTGCGCGGTGGCGTGATGGGCTTTTTTATTGGTATCTTGCCTGGAGCTGGGGCCAGTGTGGCCTCCGCTGTAGCCTATGCCAACGAGAAAAAATATATCGAAGGCAAAGACCCCAATGCCATGTTTGGCCAGGGTGACATGCGCGGTCTGGCTGCACCAGAAGCGGCCAATAACAGTGCCGCAACCGGCTCTTTCATTCCCATGCTGACATTGGGTGTGCCTGGCTCGGGGACGACGGCGGTCATGATGGGTGCTCTGACGCTGTACAACATCACGCCCGGCCCGGTGCTGTTCGAGTCGCAACCACAGATTGTGTGGGGCCTGATTGCCTCCTTGATGGTCGCCAACGTCATGCTGTTCCTGATGAACGTGCCCATGGTGCGGGTCTTTGCCTCCATGCTGGCTATTCCTCCGCGCCTGCTGGTGCCTGGTATTTTGGCGATCAGCTATATCGGGGTCTATGCCATCAATGGCACGACGTTTGATCTGCTGCTGGTCGTTGGCATCGGTGTCCTGGGCTACTTCTTGCGCAAGATGAATGTGCCTATGGCCCCCATGGTGCTGGGCGTGGTGCTGGGCAATATGATGGAGCAGAATTTACGTCGTGCGCTGTCCATCACGAATGGTGAAATCGGCATTCTGTTCGAGAGCAAGGTGTCAATTGCCTTGTGGATCGCCGCTGTTTTAGTTAGTGTAGGTCCGATCTTGCTGCGCCGTATTGCCGCTCGCAAGCAAGTACACGACAAGACATAA